Proteins from a single region of Butyrivibrio fibrisolvens:
- a CDS encoding glycosyltransferase — MKLSIIVPVYNQAADDKLKWCLDSLVGQTLPKDQYEIIAVDDCSTDDSFKIMQEYERSNSSFFHAIHSEVNHHQGGAKNIGLAVAKGDWIGFIDADDWITLDFYEKLLNKAEETGADMVGCDYHLTPEHSNKIGKVVHNNNEAQTGILDREKYKKLILDPGSLVVKIYKRDIILKGTSGKIFPEDIFYEDNAVANTWMLRAEHFEYIPEPMYYYYQHEASTVHTISKKNLEDRKVAGRLLLMEAMKQGYIEDYRPEIEFKYTVLFYINTLFSAMPRSQHFRGCYGFTKDLAKEMKRTFPNFQNNIYYKQRIGEEEKKLIAMQMKSHLLFYIYYRMLWAYRDLRKKINH; from the coding sequence TTGAAGCTAAGCATTATTGTGCCTGTGTATAATCAGGCTGCGGATGATAAATTGAAGTGGTGCCTTGATAGTCTGGTGGGCCAGACTCTACCTAAGGACCAGTATGAGATAATTGCCGTTGATGACTGCTCTACAGACGATTCCTTCAAGATCATGCAGGAATATGAGCGAAGCAACAGCTCTTTTTTCCATGCCATACACTCAGAAGTCAATCACCACCAAGGCGGAGCCAAGAACATCGGCCTTGCCGTAGCAAAGGGTGACTGGATCGGATTCATAGATGCAGATGACTGGATCACGCTAGATTTTTATGAAAAGCTTTTAAATAAAGCAGAAGAAACCGGTGCTGATATGGTTGGTTGTGACTATCATCTTACGCCGGAACATAGCAACAAGATTGGTAAAGTTGTTCATAATAATAACGAAGCCCAGACAGGAATCCTTGACAGGGAAAAGTACAAAAAGCTTATCCTTGATCCCGGAAGCCTTGTTGTCAAAATCTATAAAAGGGATATAATCCTGAAGGGTACTTCAGGCAAGATCTTTCCGGAAGATATATTCTATGAAGATAATGCTGTAGCCAATACCTGGATGCTCAGGGCAGAGCATTTTGAATATATTCCTGAGCCGATGTATTATTATTATCAGCATGAGGCCTCCACAGTTCATACAATTTCAAAAAAGAACCTTGAGGACCGCAAGGTCGCAGGACGCCTGCTTCTCATGGAGGCAATGAAACAGGGATATATTGAAGATTATAGACCGGAAATAGAATTCAAATACACTGTACTGTTTTATATAAATACTCTTTTTTCGGCGATGCCAAGATCTCAGCATTTTAGGGGATGTTATGGTTTTACAAAAGATCTGGCTAAAGAGATGAAGCGGACTTTTCCGAACTTCCAGAACAATATATATTATAAGCAGCGTATAGGTGAAGAGGAAAAGAAGCTTATTGCAATGCAGATGAAGAGTCATTTGCTGTTTTATATTTATTACAGAATGCTCTGGGCATACAGAGATTTAAGAAAAAAGATAAATCATTAA
- a CDS encoding MBOAT family O-acyltransferase, which translates to MLFNSYAFVFAFLPLFVAGFYTVSHVTKSYCLQNKADGLTYEKPACVPNAVELYCVIFSFIFFAFFGVKVLGVFVISLVWNGIVLYLLKSDINTKAKIEASDISVSTKNQNISYSKSKPLLIIGICGNVALLLFFKYAGFFAEIINTLSGSSITVSILLPIAISFYTFSQISLLVDVFRGEVTELSIVDYLAYITFFPKILQGPIVRYNDMKDHFIKGAEHKWDTENFMQAVMLFVLGLSKKVIIADTLAIAVDYGYGSLNTLTPMDAILTAICYSFQIYFDFSGYCDMGRGICKMVGMDLPVNFESPYKARNIDDFWKRWHMSLTAFFTRYVYIPLGGNRKGKVRTYINFMIIFILSGFWHGAGFTFIVWGAMHGLLYVVTRAISGKSKNTSKTTSSDQVVDSMSTIKSNKDTVGKTKAQKLIPYPIALVLTFIFVSIAWVFFRAETVQDAAILISAMTRFKDYGAAALMISPDFIKCFQIDELWYIFKITPIANTPWGPKICMWLIILISAVFAFITPNAAKLTEKHKVNTSGAVALAVLLVWSIIKFANVSTYIYLGF; encoded by the coding sequence ATGCTATTTAATTCATATGCATTTGTATTTGCATTTTTGCCGCTCTTTGTAGCCGGCTTTTATACAGTTTCACATGTGACCAAAAGTTATTGTTTGCAAAATAAGGCTGATGGTCTGACATACGAAAAGCCCGCCTGCGTGCCAAACGCAGTCGAGCTTTACTGCGTTATTTTTTCATTCATATTTTTTGCCTTTTTTGGAGTTAAGGTTTTAGGCGTTTTTGTAATAAGTCTTGTGTGGAACGGTATTGTTTTGTATTTATTAAAATCTGATATAAATACAAAAGCTAAGATCGAAGCATCTGACATTTCTGTCTCTACTAAAAATCAGAATATTTCATATTCCAAGTCAAAACCATTACTTATAATTGGAATCTGCGGTAATGTTGCACTGCTTCTGTTCTTCAAATACGCTGGCTTTTTTGCTGAGATCATAAACACCCTTTCAGGAAGCTCCATAACTGTATCAATACTACTTCCCATAGCAATCAGCTTTTATACATTCTCACAGATATCACTTCTTGTAGACGTATTCAGAGGCGAAGTTACAGAGCTGTCCATAGTTGACTATCTGGCGTACATAACCTTTTTCCCAAAAATCCTTCAGGGTCCGATAGTAAGATATAATGATATGAAGGACCACTTTATAAAAGGTGCTGAGCATAAGTGGGATACAGAAAACTTTATGCAGGCCGTGATGCTCTTCGTGCTAGGCCTTTCCAAGAAAGTCATAATAGCAGACACTCTGGCAATAGCCGTAGACTACGGTTATGGGAGCCTAAATACCCTGACACCAATGGATGCCATACTTACAGCAATATGCTATTCATTCCAGATTTACTTTGACTTTAGCGGATACTGCGACATGGGAAGAGGTATCTGCAAGATGGTTGGAATGGACCTCCCCGTAAACTTCGAAAGCCCATACAAAGCAAGAAACATAGACGATTTCTGGAAGAGATGGCATATGTCACTTACAGCCTTTTTTACCAGATACGTATACATCCCCCTCGGCGGCAACAGAAAAGGAAAAGTCAGAACCTACATCAATTTCATGATAATATTCATCCTGTCCGGCTTCTGGCACGGCGCTGGATTCACCTTCATAGTATGGGGAGCCATGCACGGACTTCTGTACGTTGTGACTAGGGCTATATCAGGTAAAAGTAAGAATACTTCTAAAACTACTTCATCTGATCAAGTTGTTGATAGTATGAGTACTATTAAATCGAATAAGGATACAGTAGGAAAAACAAAAGCTCAAAAGCTCATACCGTACCCTATAGCACTTGTACTGACGTTCATATTTGTAAGTATCGCCTGGGTATTCTTTAGAGCTGAAACAGTACAGGATGCAGCTATCCTTATATCTGCAATGACCAGATTCAAAGACTACGGCGCCGCAGCACTAATGATAAGCCCTGACTTTATCAAGTGCTTCCAGATAGACGAACTCTGGTACATATTTAAGATAACCCCCATCGCCAACACGCCATGGGGACCTAAGATATGTATGTGGCTTATAATACTTATAAGTGCAGTCTTTGCATTCATAACACCAAATGCAGCAAAGCTAACAGAAAAGCACAAAGTGAATACATCTGGCGCTGTGGCTCTTGCAGTATTGCTGGTATGGTCTATCATTAAATTTGCAAATGTAAGTACATATATTTATCTTGGTTTCTAA
- a CDS encoding UDP-glucuronic acid decarboxylase family protein yields MRKNRVLVTGGAGFLGSHLCDRLIESGNDVICVDNLFTGSKDNIRHLLDNPYFEFIRHDVTQPIFVECDQIYNLACPASPIQYQRDPIYTTKTSIYGAFNALGLAKRTGARILQSSTSEVYGDPECNPQPESYRGRVNTIGPRSCYDEGKRVAETLFFDYHRQHGVDIKVMRIFNTYGPRMDIGDGRVVSNFIVQALRGQDITIYGDGSQTRSFCYVDDLIEGMIRLMNSREGFTGPVNIGNPGEFTIKQLAEMVVELTGTNSKIIYEDLPVDDPTQRKPDITLAKKELNWEPTVALRDGLQKTIDYFKGVI; encoded by the coding sequence ATGCGAAAAAATAGAGTACTTGTAACTGGTGGTGCCGGATTTCTTGGATCACATCTTTGTGACAGACTTATAGAATCAGGTAATGATGTTATTTGTGTTGATAATCTTTTTACAGGAAGTAAGGACAATATTCGTCATCTTCTCGATAATCCTTATTTTGAGTTCATAAGACATGATGTTACACAACCTATTTTTGTAGAGTGTGATCAGATTTATAATCTGGCTTGTCCTGCAAGCCCTATTCAGTATCAGAGAGATCCGATCTACACTACAAAGACATCCATCTATGGAGCTTTTAATGCACTTGGACTTGCAAAAAGAACCGGAGCCAGGATTCTTCAATCATCAACATCAGAAGTGTATGGTGATCCTGAGTGCAACCCTCAGCCTGAAAGCTATAGAGGCCGTGTTAATACGATTGGCCCGCGTTCTTGCTATGATGAAGGTAAGCGTGTTGCAGAAACTCTTTTCTTTGATTATCACAGACAGCATGGCGTGGATATCAAAGTCATGCGTATATTTAATACTTATGGTCCTCGTATGGACATAGGCGATGGACGAGTTGTTTCTAACTTTATTGTTCAGGCCCTTCGCGGACAAGATATTACAATTTATGGCGATGGAAGTCAGACAAGAAGTTTTTGCTACGTTGATGATCTTATTGAAGGTATGATAAGACTCATGAACAGTCGTGAGGGATTTACAGGACCTGTAAATATTGGTAATCCTGGAGAATTTACAATTAAACAGCTTGCTGAAATGGTAGTTGAGCTTACAGGAACAAACTCCAAGATCATCTATGAAGATCTTCCTGTTGATGATCCTACTCAGCGCAAACCCGATATAACACTTGCCAAGAAAGAACTTAACTGGGAGCCTACAGTTGCACTTCGCGACGGACTTCAAAAGACTATAGATTACTTTAAGGGTGTCATCTGA
- the pseG gene encoding UDP-2,4-diacetamido-2,4,6-trideoxy-beta-L-altropyranose hydrolase has translation MKFVRADGNEIIGMGHIMRCEAISCQMWGDEDICFILADKKPARELLAKGFKTIVLDTDYQDMEKELPKLISAVDEKTGFLPKTDKTKHGKGQNAAKPEILVDSYFITQKYMEELSGYFKVVLIDDLKKEIFSCDKLINYAIYATDMGYEKDYPQTQLLLGPEYAPVRYEFKNVRPASIEKSIKNIMVTTGGSDGLHFEKAFVQKLIQDDAHAIVRNKSVCWHLIVGPMSKDGEDLKKLVAGDKDLNIRIHENVTNMANLMKDMDVAIAASGSTLFELCRMGIPTIGFITADNQKLNLDSFSKKAGIKDAGNFQTNTDGILENILDELDKLEDQTIRKELSSKMHSVISKDGYKKSGKKVSGPLIAFFTTVIALLLIIGLLVITIDPFFHYHRPISGFPYIVDNQLSQNPGMAMNMIYDSAIVGSSMTVNFNTNDFAGIMGLNTIKLSYSGALPKDDSNILSFIYDEDSYSRKQNDVDAIFMVIDPNVMTADINATKYELPMYLYDDNVINDIKYLYNKDVLFQYILKPIIQRKGSDLSTIYYSWWTPEYYNEQWVMHNYNPVSHNEEELDADAFLPQTSKNLEVNFLPYIKEHQETTFYIFFAPYSVLYWYDIMQDNNLEATIAQVELIANTLLEYDNVRLFDFMDNEEIITDLFNYADTIHYKPEYNSWMVECFNSGEEEIFKGDIEADMDRLRQIVTTYDYESLFAKYPK, from the coding sequence ATGAAATTTGTACGTGCAGATGGAAATGAAATAATAGGCATGGGACATATCATGCGGTGTGAAGCAATTTCCTGTCAGATGTGGGGTGACGAGGATATTTGCTTTATTCTTGCTGATAAGAAACCTGCCAGGGAGCTTTTGGCCAAAGGCTTTAAAACCATAGTCCTTGATACGGATTATCAGGATATGGAAAAAGAACTTCCAAAACTTATCAGCGCTGTAGATGAAAAAACAGGATTTCTCCCAAAAACTGATAAAACCAAACATGGCAAAGGTCAGAATGCAGCTAAGCCCGAAATATTAGTCGATAGCTATTTTATCACCCAAAAGTACATGGAAGAACTTTCCGGATATTTTAAAGTTGTACTTATTGACGATCTGAAAAAAGAAATATTTTCCTGCGATAAACTCATTAACTACGCAATATATGCTACGGATATGGGATACGAGAAGGACTATCCCCAAACACAGCTTCTTTTAGGCCCGGAGTATGCTCCTGTTAGATATGAATTTAAAAATGTAAGACCTGCCAGTATAGAAAAAAGCATAAAAAATATCATGGTCACAACCGGTGGCAGCGATGGACTTCACTTCGAAAAAGCTTTTGTTCAAAAGCTCATACAAGATGATGCACATGCTATTGTTCGCAATAAAAGTGTATGCTGGCATCTTATAGTTGGACCTATGAGTAAAGATGGAGAAGATCTGAAAAAACTGGTAGCAGGAGATAAAGACCTGAATATCAGGATTCATGAGAACGTAACGAATATGGCAAATCTTATGAAAGATATGGATGTTGCCATCGCCGCTTCAGGATCAACTCTCTTTGAATTATGCAGAATGGGGATTCCAACAATAGGTTTTATTACAGCTGATAACCAGAAGTTAAACCTTGATTCTTTTAGTAAGAAAGCCGGAATTAAAGATGCCGGTAATTTTCAGACTAATACGGATGGAATCCTTGAAAATATTCTGGATGAACTTGATAAGCTTGAAGATCAGACTATAAGAAAAGAGTTATCATCCAAAATGCATTCTGTTATCAGTAAAGATGGTTACAAAAAGTCTGGAAAAAAAGTCAGCGGACCTTTAATAGCTTTTTTTACAACAGTAATTGCTCTACTTTTGATAATAGGACTACTGGTTATAACTATAGATCCCTTTTTCCATTACCATAGGCCCATTAGCGGATTTCCATATATAGTGGACAACCAGCTTTCACAAAATCCCGGTATGGCAATGAACATGATCTATGACAGTGCCATAGTGGGTTCATCTATGACAGTTAATTTTAATACCAATGATTTTGCAGGTATCATGGGACTTAATACCATAAAGCTTAGCTATAGCGGTGCTCTTCCTAAAGATGATTCCAATATTTTGTCTTTTATATATGATGAGGATTCATATTCAAGGAAGCAAAATGATGTTGATGCCATATTCATGGTAATAGATCCAAATGTCATGACTGCTGATATTAATGCGACCAAGTATGAACTGCCCATGTATCTTTACGATGATAATGTTATTAATGATATAAAATATCTTTACAATAAAGATGTGTTGTTTCAGTATATACTAAAACCTATTATCCAAAGAAAGGGGTCAGATCTCTCTACAATCTATTACAGCTGGTGGACACCGGAGTATTATAACGAGCAGTGGGTAATGCACAATTATAATCCGGTCAGTCATAATGAAGAAGAGCTTGACGCTGATGCTTTTTTACCTCAGACTTCCAAAAACCTTGAGGTTAATTTTCTTCCATATATCAAGGAACATCAGGAGACAACCTTCTATATTTTCTTTGCTCCATACAGCGTGCTCTATTGGTATGACATAATGCAGGACAATAATCTTGAAGCAACAATTGCACAGGTAGAACTTATAGCAAATACGCTTTTGGAATATGACAATGTCAGACTCTTTGACTTTATGGATAACGAAGAGATCATAACAGACCTGTTTAATTATGCAGATACGATTCATTATAAACCTGAGTATAACTCATGGATGGTAGAGTGCTTTAATAGCGGCGAAGAAGAAATATTTAAAGGCGATATTGAAGCAGATATGGATAGACTTCGCCAAATAGTTACAACATATGACTATGAATCTTTATTTGCAAAGTATCCAAAGTGA
- the pseF gene encoding pseudaminic acid cytidylyltransferase yields MSAIAIITARGGSKRIPRKNIKEFCGKPIIAYSIEAAIGSGIFDEVMVSTDDEEISQIALGYGAKVPFLRSEKLSGDYATTSDVLFEVLDEYEKRGQSFDIGCCIYPTAPFITSDKLKEAGTRFRESDADSLIPVVPFSYPPQRCFVISDDKLNFKYPEYLNTRSQDLEKEYHDAGQFYFFRTKNFRKSGNLLLGNVIPMVVDEMEVQDIDNLTDWQIAELKYKLMADKTGI; encoded by the coding sequence ATGTCAGCAATAGCGATAATTACTGCAAGAGGTGGCAGTAAACGAATTCCTCGTAAAAATATAAAAGAATTTTGCGGAAAACCTATAATCGCATATTCAATTGAAGCTGCGATTGGCAGCGGGATTTTTGATGAAGTAATGGTATCAACTGATGATGAAGAAATATCTCAGATTGCACTTGGTTATGGCGCAAAAGTTCCATTCCTTCGAAGCGAAAAACTCTCTGGTGATTATGCTACTACCAGTGATGTCCTTTTTGAAGTTCTGGATGAATATGAAAAAAGAGGTCAGAGTTTTGATATAGGATGCTGTATATATCCTACAGCGCCATTTATAACTTCTGATAAGCTCAAAGAAGCCGGAACAAGATTCAGAGAATCAGATGCAGATTCACTTATACCGGTAGTCCCTTTTTCTTATCCTCCGCAAAGATGCTTTGTTATAAGTGACGATAAGCTTAACTTTAAATATCCTGAATATCTGAACACAAGATCACAGGATCTGGAAAAAGAATATCATGATGCCGGACAGTTCTATTTTTTCAGAACAAAGAACTTTAGGAAAAGTGGAAATCTCCTGCTTGGCAATGTAATTCCTATGGTTGTTGATGAAATGGAAGTACAGGATATAGATAATCTTACAGATTGGCAGATCGCTGAACTAAAATACAAACTTATGGCAGATAAAACTGGGATTTAA
- a CDS encoding glycosyltransferase family 52: protein MSKRIYICHTFYHAYVSFLKELALPQEERGHADLMLSVMSNNFGDFALRAELTGLFGKVIIFDEKEDTFFPELARYKQDKGNIIANLIQRIKYTKKFAKLEEPYIPVNLKEYEKVYVFCDSDPIGYYLNQNHIRYHALEDGLNCLVHFDAARFDNRGHFGLKAFMSKKLNLIFVQNGYGKYCMDMEVNDIAAIEMPCPYYVELPRKILVDRLTGDDKKLILSAFVKDINDVVDKLSDMRAGERTLILTDPLCDLETRTRIFQDIAKVYKAKGQIFIKPHPRDLLDYRTVFPDDIVFDGSMPMEMLDYFDNIHFENVVTVYTDLNGISFADKKIRLGHTFMDKYEDPEVHNKNRQAGIKQEEDDKLE from the coding sequence ATGAGTAAACGAATATATATATGCCATACCTTTTATCATGCATATGTTTCTTTTTTGAAGGAACTTGCATTACCACAAGAAGAAAGAGGACATGCTGACCTTATGCTTTCAGTAATGTCTAACAATTTTGGAGATTTTGCGTTAAGAGCAGAACTTACAGGATTGTTTGGTAAAGTCATTATCTTTGATGAAAAAGAAGATACATTTTTCCCGGAACTTGCAAGATATAAGCAGGATAAAGGAAACATCATTGCTAATCTTATCCAGAGAATAAAATATACAAAAAAGTTTGCAAAGCTTGAAGAACCGTATATTCCTGTGAATCTGAAAGAGTATGAAAAAGTATATGTTTTTTGTGATTCAGATCCCATAGGATATTATCTGAATCAGAATCATATAAGGTATCATGCACTTGAAGACGGGCTTAATTGCCTTGTTCACTTTGATGCAGCCAGATTTGATAATAGAGGTCATTTTGGACTTAAGGCTTTTATGTCCAAAAAATTGAATCTGATATTTGTTCAAAATGGTTACGGCAAATATTGCATGGATATGGAAGTTAATGATATAGCTGCGATAGAAATGCCTTGCCCTTACTATGTTGAACTTCCAAGAAAAATACTTGTCGATCGTCTTACTGGTGATGACAAAAAGCTTATACTATCAGCGTTTGTAAAAGATATAAATGATGTTGTAGATAAGCTTTCAGATATGAGAGCAGGTGAAAGAACCCTGATACTTACAGATCCGCTTTGCGATCTCGAAACGAGAACAAGGATTTTCCAGGATATAGCAAAAGTATATAAGGCCAAAGGACAGATATTCATCAAACCTCATCCCAGAGATCTTCTGGATTATAGGACAGTATTCCCTGATGATATCGTATTTGATGGATCTATGCCGATGGAAATGCTTGATTATTTTGACAATATACATTTCGAGAATGTTGTAACGGTATACACAGATCTTAACGGTATATCTTTTGCAGATAAAAAGATCCGTCTGGGACATACATTTATGGATAAATATGAAGACCCTGAGGTTCATAACAAGAACCGTCAGGCAGGAATAAAGCAGGAAGAAGACGATAAACTGGAATAG
- a CDS encoding glycosyltransferase family 2 protein produces MGKPKITVIIPAYNIENLITRCVESVVNQTYPKELTQIIVVDDGSTDNTGKIIDELASKYDNVTALHEENGGSSKARNYALSKAEGDFIGFVDSDDYVEPFMYEKLVDALVRNNALMAQTGRDEIAEDGSKLPNVVEVPQWETIYTDKGFLKELLMHKGDASFCTKLTARSLFDIDGRLEESVKENSSDGSNVRLFPEGVLNEDFWLLYHMLPDVREVVVTTDTGYHVFYRSGSNSRKKAEDKDYFPRVFTDIVVNSDEVTAFARDKYPDLSEYTMRFSLVQRLDYLLHIPISKMTKDNAFYQDVCRFVKEHKKEIKTNPYLSRRQRLYLYLFTSNARTVRVLHAKIRGL; encoded by the coding sequence ATGGGAAAACCCAAGATTACGGTTATTATACCGGCTTACAATATTGAAAATCTCATAACAAGGTGCGTTGAGTCTGTTGTGAATCAGACTTATCCTAAAGAATTAACGCAGATTATCGTGGTAGACGATGGCTCAACAGATAACACCGGCAAGATCATAGACGAGCTTGCATCAAAGTACGATAATGTTACAGCTCTTCATGAAGAAAACGGCGGATCATCCAAAGCAAGGAACTACGCCCTTTCAAAGGCAGAAGGCGATTTCATTGGCTTCGTTGACAGTGACGATTATGTAGAGCCTTTCATGTACGAAAAACTTGTTGATGCTCTTGTTAGAAATAATGCTTTAATGGCTCAGACAGGAAGAGACGAGATCGCAGAAGACGGATCAAAACTTCCTAACGTTGTAGAAGTTCCGCAGTGGGAGACTATCTATACAGATAAGGGCTTTTTGAAAGAGCTTCTTATGCATAAAGGCGACGCGTCTTTTTGTACTAAGCTTACGGCAAGGTCGCTTTTTGATATTGATGGAAGATTAGAAGAATCTGTGAAAGAGAATAGTTCAGATGGTTCGAATGTGAGGTTGTTCCCTGAGGGAGTCCTCAATGAAGACTTCTGGCTCTTGTACCATATGCTCCCTGATGTTAGAGAAGTAGTTGTTACTACAGATACAGGCTACCATGTTTTTTACAGAAGCGGATCGAATTCAAGGAAGAAAGCAGAAGACAAAGATTATTTTCCCAGAGTATTTACTGATATAGTTGTGAATTCTGATGAAGTGACTGCGTTTGCGAGGGACAAGTACCCGGATCTTTCAGAATACACAATGAGATTTTCGTTGGTACAAAGGCTCGACTACTTATTGCATATACCGATCTCTAAAATGACTAAGGATAACGCCTTTTATCAGGATGTATGCAGATTCGTTAAGGAGCATAAGAAGGAGATCAAGACGAATCCTTATCTGTCCAGAAGGCAGAGATTATACTTGTATCTTTTTACAAGTAATGCAAGGACAGTCAGAGTGTTGCATGCGAAGATACGCGGGTTATGA
- a CDS encoding glycosyltransferase family 4 protein, which translates to MKVLWLCNIMLPAFARHEGIEYTNREGWLSGSFDKISAQRKMGKCDIDLAVCFPVPEHEKWDKKEVDGVVFYAFHEDLNTPEVYKPELETRFQEIISDYDPDVVHIFGTEFPHSLAMIKAFGKPERTLLGIQGLCTAIANEYMADLPENVRKDATLRDRLKNDSLMEQQAKFRLRGENEINMIKLAGHITGRTSFDREAVLAINPEAKYHYMNETMREDFYEGTWKEADAVPHSIFLSQGDYPLKGFHFILQALPALIEKYPDTHVYVAGNSIIGGIDRKTVTVPNENGVQIKGSRYPLFMRISAYGKYLKILIAKGHLKNNVTILGKLSAAQMKEQYLKASVFVCPSIIENSPNSVGEAMLLGVPTVASRTGGIPSMLDDGRDGILFEPGDVKGLTEAILQIWEEKVITDVYCENARAHARMTHDADINYARLLEIYHALG; encoded by the coding sequence ATGAAAGTTTTATGGCTTTGTAATATCATGCTTCCTGCATTTGCAAGGCATGAAGGAATTGAATATACGAATCGTGAAGGGTGGCTTTCAGGTTCTTTTGACAAGATATCTGCCCAGAGAAAAATGGGGAAATGCGACATAGATCTTGCCGTATGCTTCCCTGTGCCTGAGCATGAAAAGTGGGACAAAAAAGAAGTAGACGGTGTTGTGTTCTATGCTTTCCATGAAGATCTTAATACACCTGAAGTTTATAAGCCTGAGCTTGAGACAAGATTTCAGGAGATAATATCAGACTATGATCCTGATGTAGTCCACATCTTTGGAACTGAGTTTCCTCATTCACTTGCAATGATCAAAGCTTTTGGAAAGCCTGAAAGAACTCTTCTTGGAATTCAGGGTCTTTGCACGGCTATTGCAAATGAGTATATGGCAGACCTTCCTGAGAATGTTAGAAAAGATGCTACTTTGAGGGACAGACTTAAAAATGATTCTCTTATGGAGCAGCAGGCTAAGTTCAGACTTCGCGGCGAGAATGAGATAAATATGATAAAGCTTGCAGGTCACATTACAGGCAGAACCTCTTTTGACAGAGAAGCAGTACTTGCGATCAACCCTGAAGCCAAGTACCATTACATGAACGAAACAATGAGAGAGGACTTCTATGAAGGAACCTGGAAGGAAGCGGATGCTGTGCCTCATTCCATATTCCTGTCGCAGGGAGATTATCCTTTAAAGGGATTTCATTTTATACTTCAGGCGCTTCCTGCTCTTATTGAAAAATATCCTGATACCCACGTCTATGTTGCAGGAAACAGCATAATAGGCGGAATAGACAGAAAGACGGTTACAGTTCCAAATGAAAACGGAGTGCAGATAAAAGGAAGCAGATATCCTCTTTTTATGAGAATATCAGCCTATGGTAAATATCTTAAGATCCTGATCGCAAAGGGACATCTTAAGAATAATGTTACTATCCTTGGAAAGCTTTCTGCCGCGCAGATGAAGGAGCAGTACCTTAAGGCAAGCGTGTTTGTATGCCCGTCTATTATTGAGAATTCTCCTAACAGCGTCGGCGAAGCAATGCTCCTAGGCGTTCCAACTGTAGCTTCAAGGACGGGCGGAATTCCAAGCATGCTGGACGACGGACGGGATGGAATATTGTTTGAGCCGGGGGATGTTAAGGGGCTTACGGAAGCTATACTTCAGATATGGGAAGAGAAAGTTATAACTGATGTGTATTGTGAAAATGCACGTGCGCATGCGCGGATGACGCATGATGCGGATATAAATTATGCGAGACTTCTTGAGATATATCATGCGCTGGGATGA